In Dromiciops gliroides isolate mDroGli1 chromosome 4, mDroGli1.pri, whole genome shotgun sequence, one DNA window encodes the following:
- the KIF1C gene encoding kinesin-like protein KIF1C isoform X2: protein MMPSVWSACRATPPVTITNPKQSKDAPKSFTFDYSYWSHTSAEDPQFASQLQVYQDIGEEMLLHAFEGYNVCIFAYGQTGAGKSYTMMGRQEPGQQGIVPQLCEDLFSRVSKNQNVQLSYSVEVSYMEIYCERVRDLLNPKSRGGLRVREHPILGPYVQDLSKLAVTSYADIADLMDCGNKARTVAATNMNETSSRSHAVFTIVFTQRCHDQFSGLDTEKVSKISLVDLAGSERADSSGARGMRLKEGANINKSLTTLGKVISALAEMQSKKRKSDFIPYRDSVLTWLLKENLGGNSRTAMIAALSPADINYEETLSTLRYADRTKQIRCNAVINEDPNARLIRELQEEVARLRDLLLAQGLSASALGVAKLEEGSCGTGLPALSSPPAPDSPLSPPVHNGELESSFSSNTEPHIGPEEAMERLQETEKIIAELNETWEEKLRKTEALRMEREALLAEMGVAVREDGGTVGVFSPKKTPHLVNLNEDPLMSECLLYHIKDGITRVGQVDVDIKLTGQFILEKHCVFRSLTQPDGEVVVTLEPCEGAETYVNGNPVTQPLVLRSGNRIVLGKNHVFRFNHPEQARLERERGVPPPPGPPAEPVDWNFAQKELLEQQGIDIKLEMEKRLQDLENQYRKEKEEADLLLEQHRLYADSDSGDDSDKRSCEESWRLISSLREQLPPTTVQSIVKRCGLPSSGKRRAPRRVYQIPQRRRLQGKDPRWATMADLKMQAVKEICYEVALADFRHGRAEIEALAALKMKELCRTYGKPEGPGDAWRAVARDVWDTVGEEEGSGGGGSIEDGARGAEVEDLRAHIDKLTGILQEVKLQNSTKDRELRALRDRMLRMERVIPLTQDNEDEEDVEVTWAASEGIEGPEEATPRAVTPTIQSPSPPPSSWERVSRLMEEDPAFRRGRLRWLKQEQQRLQGLQGLAGGRGGGLRRPPARFVPPHDSKLRFPFKSNPQHRESWPGVGEGGEALAIPQPPEEGTLVSAPTSRRPPSPRRPHRPRRNSLDGGGRPKGGGPSQPEPQQFQPKKHNYYPQQLQPYPAQRPSGPRYPPYTTPPRMRRQRSAPDLKEKGAAV, encoded by the exons ATGATGCCAAGTGTGTGGTCAGCATGCAGGGCAACACCACCTGTGA CCATCACCAACCCCAAGCAGAGCAAGGATGCCCCCAAAAGCTTCACCTTCGACTACTCCTACTGGTCTCACACCTCG GCAGAGGACCCTCAGTTTGCATCTCAGCTTCAAGTGTATCAGGATATCGGAGAAGAGATGCTGCTTCATGCCTTTGAGGGCTATAATGTCTGCATCTTTGCCTATGGGCAGACAGGTGCTGGAAAATCCTATACCATGATGGGGCGGCAGGAGCCTGGGCAGCAAGGCATTGTGCCCCAG cTCTGTGAAGACCTCTTCTCCCGGGTTAGTAAGAACCAGAATGTTCAGTTGTCCTACTCTGTGGAG GTGAGCTACATGGAGATCTATTGTGAGCGTGTACGGGACCTTCTGAACCCCAAGAGCAGGGGGGGACTGCGGGTGCGAGAGCACCCCATCTTGGGTCCCTATGTTCAGGACCTGTCCAAGCTGGCAGTTACCTCCTATGCTGACATCGCTGACCTAATGGACTGTGGCAACAAGGCCCG gACAGTGGCTGCCACCAACATGAATGAGACCAGTAGCCGTTCCCATGCTGTCTTCACCATTGTTTTTACCCAGCGTTGTCATGACCAGTTCTCAGGACTGGATACAGAGAAG GTCAGTAAAATTAGTTTGGTGGATCTGGCTGGGAGTGAGCGAGCTGATTCTTCAGGGGCCCGAGGCATGCGGCTGAAG gAAGGTGCCAACATAAATAAGTCCCTGACCACATTAGGAAAAGTGATCTCAGCTCTAGCAGAGATG CAATCAAAGAAGCGGAAATCAGATTTCATCCCTTATCGGGACTCTGTGCTTACTTGGCTGCTGAAGGAGAATTTGG GAGGAAATTCACGCACAGCAATGATTGCAGCTTTAAGCCCTGCAGATATCAACTATGAAGAGACACTCAGCACCCTCAG aTATGCAGACCGCACCAAGCAGATCCGCTGTAATGCAGTTATCAATGAGGACCCCAATGCACGGTTGATCAGAGAGCTACAGGAGGAGGTAGCCCGGCTCCGAGACCTGCTGCTGGCCCAGGGACTCTCCGCCTCTGCTCTGGGAG TTGCAAAACTGGAGGAGGGAAGCTGTGGGACTGGCTTGCCTGCTCTGTCATCCCCACCTGCCCCAGACTCACCTTTGAGTCCCCCCGTTCACAATGGGGAGCTGGAGTCATCATTCTCTTCCAATACTGAGCCCCATATTGGACCTGAGGAAGCTATGGAGAGACTACAG GAGACAGAAAAGATCATTGCAGAGCTGAATGAAACGTGGGAGGAGAAGCTACGTAAGACAGAAGCCCTGAGAATGGAGAG AGAAGCATTGCTGGCAGAGATGGGTGTAGCTGTACGAGAGGATGGGGGGACTGTTGGCGTCTTTTCCCCCAAGAAG ACCCCTCATCTAGTGAACCTAAATGAAGATCCCCTGATGTCAGAGTGTCTGCTCTATCATATTAAAGATGGTATCACCAG aGTAGGCCAAGTAGATGTGGACATCAAACTGACTGGGCAGTTCATCTTAGAGAAGCACTGTGTGTTTCGGAGTCTCACTCAGCCTGATGGAGAAG tTGTGGTGACTCTGGAGCCCTGTGAGGGAGCTGAGACATATGTAAATGGGAACCCTGTGACCCAGCCACTGGTGCTAAGATCAG GGAACCGTATTGTCCTGGGCAAGAACCATGTCTTCCGCTTCAATCACCCTGAGCAGGCTCGACTAGAACGAGAGCGAGGGGTTCCTCCACCCCCAGGACCACCCGCTGAACCTGTGGATTGGAACTTTGCCCAGAAAGAGCTCCTAGAGCAGCAGGGCATTGATATCAAGCTGGAAATGGAAAAGAG ACTACAGGACCTAGAGAATCAGTAccggaaggagaaagaagaggccgATCTTCTGTTAGAGCAGCATCGATTG taTGCAGACTCAGACAGCGGAGATGACTCAGACAAACGCTCTTGTGAGGAGAGCTGGCGGCTGATCTCGTCACTGCGTGAGCAGCTTCCACCCACCACAGTTCAGTCCATCGTCAAGCGCTGTGGCTTGCCAAGCAGTGGTAAGCGCAGGGCCCCACGGCGAGTCTATCAGATTCCCCAGAGGCGACGGCTGCAGGGCAAGGACCCCCGCTGGGCCACGATGGCAGACTTGAAGATGCAGGCAGTGAAGGAAATCTGTTACGAGGTGGCACTGGCTGACTTCCGGCATGGGAGGGCAGAGATTGAGGCACTGGCTGCCCTCAAGATGAAGGAGCTGTGCCGTACCTATGGCAAACCTGAAGGGCCTGGGGATGCCTGGCGGGCTGTGGCAAGAGATGTTTGGGATACagtaggggaagaagagggaagtggaggaggagggtCTATTGAGGATGGAGCCAGAGGAGCTGAGGTGGAGGATCTCCGAGCACACATTGACAAGCTGACTGGAATTCTACAAGAGGTGAAGTTGCAAAACAGCACCAAGGACCGTGAACTTCGAGCACTGAGGGATCGAATGCTGAGGATGGAAAGAGTCATCCCCCTCACACAG GATAATGAGGATGAAGAGGATGTTGAAGTGACCTGGGCGGCCTCAGAAGGGATAGAAGGTCCAGAAGAGGCAACCCCTAGGGCTGTTACCCCCACTATccagtccccctcccctcccccctcaagcTGGGAGCGAGTGTCCAGGTTGATGGAAGAAGACCCCGCTTTCCGCCGTGGCCGTCTTAGGTGGCTCAAGCAGGAGCAGCAGCGCCTGCAGGGGCTACAAGGTCTTGCTGGAGGCCGGGGTGGGGGGCTTCGAAGGCCTCCTGCCCGATTTGTTCCACCACATGATTCCAAGTTGCGATTTCCCTTCAAGAGCAACCCCCAGCACCGGGAGTCATGGCCTGGGGTCGGGGAAGGTGGGGAGGCTTTGGCCATACCCCAACCCCCTGAGGAGGGTACTCTTGTATCAGCCCCCACTTCTAGAAGGCCCCCTAGTCCTCGACGGCCCCACAGGCCCCGAAGGAACTCCCTGGATGGAGGGGGCCGCCCCAAGGGTGGAGGTCCTAGCCAACCTGAACCCCAACAATTTCAACCCAAGAAGCACAATTATTATCCCCAGCAGCTTCAGCCTTACCCAGCTCAGCGGCCCTCTGGTCCCCGATATCCTCCTTACACCACACCTCCTCGAATGAGACGACAGCGttcagcccctgacctcaaggaaaaAGGGGCAGCTGTGTGA
- the KIF1C gene encoding kinesin-like protein KIF1C isoform X1 encodes MAGASVKVAVRVRPFNARESSHDAKCVVSMQGNTTSITNPKQSKDAPKSFTFDYSYWSHTSAEDPQFASQLQVYQDIGEEMLLHAFEGYNVCIFAYGQTGAGKSYTMMGRQEPGQQGIVPQLCEDLFSRVSKNQNVQLSYSVEVSYMEIYCERVRDLLNPKSRGGLRVREHPILGPYVQDLSKLAVTSYADIADLMDCGNKARTVAATNMNETSSRSHAVFTIVFTQRCHDQFSGLDTEKVSKISLVDLAGSERADSSGARGMRLKEGANINKSLTTLGKVISALAEMQSKKRKSDFIPYRDSVLTWLLKENLGGNSRTAMIAALSPADINYEETLSTLRYADRTKQIRCNAVINEDPNARLIRELQEEVARLRDLLLAQGLSASALGVAKLEEGSCGTGLPALSSPPAPDSPLSPPVHNGELESSFSSNTEPHIGPEEAMERLQETEKIIAELNETWEEKLRKTEALRMEREALLAEMGVAVREDGGTVGVFSPKKTPHLVNLNEDPLMSECLLYHIKDGITRVGQVDVDIKLTGQFILEKHCVFRSLTQPDGEVVVTLEPCEGAETYVNGNPVTQPLVLRSGNRIVLGKNHVFRFNHPEQARLERERGVPPPPGPPAEPVDWNFAQKELLEQQGIDIKLEMEKRLQDLENQYRKEKEEADLLLEQHRLYADSDSGDDSDKRSCEESWRLISSLREQLPPTTVQSIVKRCGLPSSGKRRAPRRVYQIPQRRRLQGKDPRWATMADLKMQAVKEICYEVALADFRHGRAEIEALAALKMKELCRTYGKPEGPGDAWRAVARDVWDTVGEEEGSGGGGSIEDGARGAEVEDLRAHIDKLTGILQEVKLQNSTKDRELRALRDRMLRMERVIPLTQDNEDEEDVEVTWAASEGIEGPEEATPRAVTPTIQSPSPPPSSWERVSRLMEEDPAFRRGRLRWLKQEQQRLQGLQGLAGGRGGGLRRPPARFVPPHDSKLRFPFKSNPQHRESWPGVGEGGEALAIPQPPEEGTLVSAPTSRRPPSPRRPHRPRRNSLDGGGRPKGGGPSQPEPQQFQPKKHNYYPQQLQPYPAQRPSGPRYPPYTTPPRMRRQRSAPDLKEKGAAV; translated from the exons ATGGCAGGTGCCTCAGTGAAGGTTGCTGTGAGGGTACGACCCTTTAACGCCCGAGAGAGCAGCCATGATGCCAAGTGTGTGGTCAGCATGCAGGGCAACACCACCT CCATCACCAACCCCAAGCAGAGCAAGGATGCCCCCAAAAGCTTCACCTTCGACTACTCCTACTGGTCTCACACCTCG GCAGAGGACCCTCAGTTTGCATCTCAGCTTCAAGTGTATCAGGATATCGGAGAAGAGATGCTGCTTCATGCCTTTGAGGGCTATAATGTCTGCATCTTTGCCTATGGGCAGACAGGTGCTGGAAAATCCTATACCATGATGGGGCGGCAGGAGCCTGGGCAGCAAGGCATTGTGCCCCAG cTCTGTGAAGACCTCTTCTCCCGGGTTAGTAAGAACCAGAATGTTCAGTTGTCCTACTCTGTGGAG GTGAGCTACATGGAGATCTATTGTGAGCGTGTACGGGACCTTCTGAACCCCAAGAGCAGGGGGGGACTGCGGGTGCGAGAGCACCCCATCTTGGGTCCCTATGTTCAGGACCTGTCCAAGCTGGCAGTTACCTCCTATGCTGACATCGCTGACCTAATGGACTGTGGCAACAAGGCCCG gACAGTGGCTGCCACCAACATGAATGAGACCAGTAGCCGTTCCCATGCTGTCTTCACCATTGTTTTTACCCAGCGTTGTCATGACCAGTTCTCAGGACTGGATACAGAGAAG GTCAGTAAAATTAGTTTGGTGGATCTGGCTGGGAGTGAGCGAGCTGATTCTTCAGGGGCCCGAGGCATGCGGCTGAAG gAAGGTGCCAACATAAATAAGTCCCTGACCACATTAGGAAAAGTGATCTCAGCTCTAGCAGAGATG CAATCAAAGAAGCGGAAATCAGATTTCATCCCTTATCGGGACTCTGTGCTTACTTGGCTGCTGAAGGAGAATTTGG GAGGAAATTCACGCACAGCAATGATTGCAGCTTTAAGCCCTGCAGATATCAACTATGAAGAGACACTCAGCACCCTCAG aTATGCAGACCGCACCAAGCAGATCCGCTGTAATGCAGTTATCAATGAGGACCCCAATGCACGGTTGATCAGAGAGCTACAGGAGGAGGTAGCCCGGCTCCGAGACCTGCTGCTGGCCCAGGGACTCTCCGCCTCTGCTCTGGGAG TTGCAAAACTGGAGGAGGGAAGCTGTGGGACTGGCTTGCCTGCTCTGTCATCCCCACCTGCCCCAGACTCACCTTTGAGTCCCCCCGTTCACAATGGGGAGCTGGAGTCATCATTCTCTTCCAATACTGAGCCCCATATTGGACCTGAGGAAGCTATGGAGAGACTACAG GAGACAGAAAAGATCATTGCAGAGCTGAATGAAACGTGGGAGGAGAAGCTACGTAAGACAGAAGCCCTGAGAATGGAGAG AGAAGCATTGCTGGCAGAGATGGGTGTAGCTGTACGAGAGGATGGGGGGACTGTTGGCGTCTTTTCCCCCAAGAAG ACCCCTCATCTAGTGAACCTAAATGAAGATCCCCTGATGTCAGAGTGTCTGCTCTATCATATTAAAGATGGTATCACCAG aGTAGGCCAAGTAGATGTGGACATCAAACTGACTGGGCAGTTCATCTTAGAGAAGCACTGTGTGTTTCGGAGTCTCACTCAGCCTGATGGAGAAG tTGTGGTGACTCTGGAGCCCTGTGAGGGAGCTGAGACATATGTAAATGGGAACCCTGTGACCCAGCCACTGGTGCTAAGATCAG GGAACCGTATTGTCCTGGGCAAGAACCATGTCTTCCGCTTCAATCACCCTGAGCAGGCTCGACTAGAACGAGAGCGAGGGGTTCCTCCACCCCCAGGACCACCCGCTGAACCTGTGGATTGGAACTTTGCCCAGAAAGAGCTCCTAGAGCAGCAGGGCATTGATATCAAGCTGGAAATGGAAAAGAG ACTACAGGACCTAGAGAATCAGTAccggaaggagaaagaagaggccgATCTTCTGTTAGAGCAGCATCGATTG taTGCAGACTCAGACAGCGGAGATGACTCAGACAAACGCTCTTGTGAGGAGAGCTGGCGGCTGATCTCGTCACTGCGTGAGCAGCTTCCACCCACCACAGTTCAGTCCATCGTCAAGCGCTGTGGCTTGCCAAGCAGTGGTAAGCGCAGGGCCCCACGGCGAGTCTATCAGATTCCCCAGAGGCGACGGCTGCAGGGCAAGGACCCCCGCTGGGCCACGATGGCAGACTTGAAGATGCAGGCAGTGAAGGAAATCTGTTACGAGGTGGCACTGGCTGACTTCCGGCATGGGAGGGCAGAGATTGAGGCACTGGCTGCCCTCAAGATGAAGGAGCTGTGCCGTACCTATGGCAAACCTGAAGGGCCTGGGGATGCCTGGCGGGCTGTGGCAAGAGATGTTTGGGATACagtaggggaagaagagggaagtggaggaggagggtCTATTGAGGATGGAGCCAGAGGAGCTGAGGTGGAGGATCTCCGAGCACACATTGACAAGCTGACTGGAATTCTACAAGAGGTGAAGTTGCAAAACAGCACCAAGGACCGTGAACTTCGAGCACTGAGGGATCGAATGCTGAGGATGGAAAGAGTCATCCCCCTCACACAG GATAATGAGGATGAAGAGGATGTTGAAGTGACCTGGGCGGCCTCAGAAGGGATAGAAGGTCCAGAAGAGGCAACCCCTAGGGCTGTTACCCCCACTATccagtccccctcccctcccccctcaagcTGGGAGCGAGTGTCCAGGTTGATGGAAGAAGACCCCGCTTTCCGCCGTGGCCGTCTTAGGTGGCTCAAGCAGGAGCAGCAGCGCCTGCAGGGGCTACAAGGTCTTGCTGGAGGCCGGGGTGGGGGGCTTCGAAGGCCTCCTGCCCGATTTGTTCCACCACATGATTCCAAGTTGCGATTTCCCTTCAAGAGCAACCCCCAGCACCGGGAGTCATGGCCTGGGGTCGGGGAAGGTGGGGAGGCTTTGGCCATACCCCAACCCCCTGAGGAGGGTACTCTTGTATCAGCCCCCACTTCTAGAAGGCCCCCTAGTCCTCGACGGCCCCACAGGCCCCGAAGGAACTCCCTGGATGGAGGGGGCCGCCCCAAGGGTGGAGGTCCTAGCCAACCTGAACCCCAACAATTTCAACCCAAGAAGCACAATTATTATCCCCAGCAGCTTCAGCCTTACCCAGCTCAGCGGCCCTCTGGTCCCCGATATCCTCCTTACACCACACCTCCTCGAATGAGACGACAGCGttcagcccctgacctcaaggaaaaAGGGGCAGCTGTGTGA